DNA sequence from the Candidatus Goldiibacteriota bacterium genome:
ATTACTGGCTGCCAGAGAAATAAGAAAACTGGGGCCAAAGTACGTAATAATAAAAAAAGGCGAACACGGAGCCTCTATCATAGGCCCTGAAGGAATGTATTTTTCAATACCGTCATATCCGGTGGAAAATGTAATTGACCCGACAGGGGCGGGCGACTCTTTCGCCGGCGCTTTTATCGGGCACATTGCCGGTCAGGATAAAACAGATGAAGCGGTGCTGAAAAAAGCCATGGTTTACGGCAACACGGTGGCTTCTTTTACCGTGGAAGGGTTTGGAACAGACCGCCTTGCGGAAGCGGGCATGGATAAAATTGAAGACAGAATAAAAGAGTTGAGAAAAATAACAGATTTCTAAGTCTCATAAATTTTATATATAAAATCGGAGGATGTAAAGATGATTGCGGACAGGATGAAGAAAGTACAGGCTTCAATAACACTGGCAATTGACGCAAAAGCAAAACAGATGATAGCTGACGGGGTTGACCTTGTCGGGTTTGGAGCGGGGGAACCTGATTTTAGCACCCCTGATAATATCAAAGTGGCCGGAATAAAAGCCATTGTTGACAACAAAACAAAATATACTCCTTCTTCCGGAATGCCGGATTTAAAGAATCCGATTGCCAAAAAACTTCTTGAAGACAATAAACTTGAATACAAGCCTTCCAATATAATAGTGTCATGCGGCGCTAAACATTCGCTGTTTAACATTTTTATGGCAGGAATAAATCCCGGGGATGAAGTTATTATATTCTCACCTTACTGGGTATCATATGTGGAAATGGTAAATATGGCGCAGGGAATTCCCGTACTTGTACAGCTTGATGAATCCAAAAAGTTTGAGATTGATTTTGAACTTTTAAAATCAAAGATAACAAAAAACACAAAGATGATGATCATTAATTCGCCGTCAAACCCGACCGGATGCGTGCTTTCAAAAACATCGCTTGAAAAACTGGCTGAAATCTGCCTGGCAAACAATATACTTATGATATCCGATGAAATATACGAGAAAAACCTTTATAACGGTAAAACACACATCTCCATTGCTTCGCTTTCAAAAGAGGCAAAGGCAAAAACAGTTGTGGTAAACGGAGTTTCCAAATCACACGCTATGACAGGGTGGAGAATAGGATACATTGCCGCTGATGATATGGAACTTGTAAAAGCTATGGATAATATGCAGTCGCATTCCACTTCCAATCCTACCACTATTTCGCAGATGGCTGCGATTGAAGCGTTAAAGACTGATATTACCGTGGTAAACAAAATGGTGGCGGAATTTGATAAAAGAAGAAAGTATATCCTTCAGAGAGTAAACGCGATACAGGGCCTTACATGCGTGGAACCGGAAGGCGCTTTTTATGTGTTCCCGAATTTCAGCAGTTTTGTAGGAAAAACTTTTAACGGTATAAAGATAGAAAATTCAATGAACCTTGCTGACGCGCTTTTAACGTCCGCCAAGGTGGCTGTGGTGCCGGGCGTGGCGTTTGGAAGCGATGTGCATTTCAGAATGTCATACGCTACATCAATGGAAAAGATAGAAAAAGGGCTGAACAGAATAGAAGAGTTTTTTAAAGGATAACATAAAAATATGAGCGGATATTTATGGCTTAAAGAGGTTAAATGCCCGGCTTGTGATGCGGCTTTTAAAACGGCCAGGGTTAAAGCGTCTTCGCTTAAAGTAAAAGGGATTGATACGGATTTTCATAAGACATACGAAGATGTAAAGCCGATGTTATACGCGGTTACCGTGTGCCCCGAATGTAATTTTGCGGCGCGCAATGACGATTTTGACAAGGCTATGCTGGACTATCAGAAAGAGGTAATTCAGATAGCACTTGCGGTAAAAGCGGCAAAAAAGAACGTGCGTTTCGCGGAGACGTTTGAAACAAACACCGAAGAAGCGGTAAAAAAACACCTTCTTGCGGTGACGTACGCCAAACATTTTAAGCCGGAAAATCCCAACACAATAGCCGGCCTGTATATGCATATAGCGTGGATGTACAGGGAAGACGGCAATACGGATAAAGAAAAAGAATATATGCTAAAAGCGCTTGAATACTATATTAAGACCTTTGAAAAAGGGACTTATATTCCGGAGAAGATAGGCGAACCCGGAATTATTTACCTTATCGGAGAATTAAACAGGCTGCTTGGAAATAATAACGAAGCTGTGCAGTGGTTTTCAAGGGGGGTCAGGCACGACCATATAGGCAATTTTCCCAATATTGAACACCTTATCAGGGACGCTTGGGAAAAGATTACGGAAGAAAAAAGAAAACAATAAGAGGGTTTTAAACCCGCTATAACAGGAGGATTGCATGAAAATTTTAATGGTAACAGACACATACAGGCCAAGGGTAAACGGGGTTGTTACGTCAATTGATACATTTGCAAATGAGTTCAGAAAACTTGGGCATGAAGCCCACATTGTGGCGCCTGAATTCCCGGCACACAGAAAGACAGACCACCTTGCTGACGCGGAAGCAATGGAAAAATTTGTTACAAGAATAAAATCACATTACCTTTTCTTTGACCCGGAAGACAGGCTGCCGAATCCTTATCTGCCTTCAGCCAGAATAAAAATTAAGAAAGAAATTCTTGAAAGAAAATACGACATTATCCACACGCAGACCCCTTTTGCCCTTGGGATTGAGGCGATAAAATGGGCGAAGAAGATGGACTGCCCGATTGTTCAGACTTATCACACGCTGTTTGAATCATACATTCACTATTTCAGGTTTATGCCAAGATGGATGTCTTTAAGGCTGGCAAAAGGAATCAGCAAATGGTACAGCCAGAAGATGGATTTAAACATCACGCCTTCCACGCAGATGAAAGACCTGCTTGTGCAGTACGGTGTCACCAAACCCGTTGAAGTTAACCCCACGGGTATTAAAATGGACAAGTTTAAGATATTTCACGGGGATGATTTCAGGAAAAAATTTAATATTTCCGCGGAAACAATATTGTTCCTCTTTATGGGCAGGATAGGGCATGAAAAAAATATTCCGTTCCTCTTTAAAATGTTAAAGAGGGTAATGGCTGTTAAGCCTGATGTAAAATTAATAGTTGCGGGAAAAGGGCCGGCAGAAGCAGAAGTGCACGAAGCGGCCAAAGCGGAAGGCGTAATTGATAACGTAATTTTTCTTGGATATTTTGAACCGCAGGACTGGGTTAACTGCTATGCCGCGGCTGACCTTTTCACTTTCGCTTCAATTACAGAGACACAGGGCCTTGTGGTAACCGAAGCAATGGCGGTAGGTACGCCTGTTGTGGCTGTAGGTGAAATGGGCGTTGCTGAAGTAATGGCGGGAAATAAAGGCGGGCTTCTTGTAAAACACGACCTGGACGAATTTACGGCGGCTGTTTTTAAAATGCTTGATGATAAACAGTTATACGCTGAAAAGAAGAAAGAAGCTTTTGAATACGCTCAGGCATGGTCTGCTGAAGCCATGGCAAAGAAAATGCTTGGGCTTTACCAGAGGGCAATTGACGGTTACAAAAAAAAGAAATAAATAACAGGTTCTTTAACAGACCGGTATTTTAATGATTAATTAAACAGAGGTTGAAAAATTATAATATGAAAATAGCACTGGTTTCGGATACGTATTTTCCGCGTATTAACGGAGTTTCCGTTTCAATGGACAACTTCGCGGAAGAGTACAGGAAAATGGGGCATGAAGTTTACATTATAGCGCCCCTTTTTCCGGGTTATAAAGATAAAAATAAATATGTGATAAGGATTAAATCTCATCATATATTTTTTGACCCTCAGGACAGGCTTTCAAATCCGTTTTCACTGTCCATGAGTAAAAAGATAAAGAAAGAGATTCTGGCCAGAAAATTTGATGTTTTTCATACCCAGACGCCTTTCGCGCTGGGTTTAAGCGCCATTTTCTGGGCAAAGCAGACGGGGTGCCCGGTAATTAACACTTATCACACGCTTTTTGAATCGTACGTTCATTATCTTAAATTTGTGCCGCAGATGATTTCCATAAGTATGGCGCGCAGAATAAGCAGGTGGTACTGCAACAGAATGGACCTTGTAATAGCCCCGACAAAAAGAATGAAGGCGC
Encoded proteins:
- a CDS encoding pyridoxal phosphate-dependent aminotransferase translates to MIADRMKKVQASITLAIDAKAKQMIADGVDLVGFGAGEPDFSTPDNIKVAGIKAIVDNKTKYTPSSGMPDLKNPIAKKLLEDNKLEYKPSNIIVSCGAKHSLFNIFMAGINPGDEVIIFSPYWVSYVEMVNMAQGIPVLVQLDESKKFEIDFELLKSKITKNTKMMIINSPSNPTGCVLSKTSLEKLAEICLANNILMISDEIYEKNLYNGKTHISIASLSKEAKAKTVVVNGVSKSHAMTGWRIGYIAADDMELVKAMDNMQSHSTSNPTTISQMAAIEALKTDITVVNKMVAEFDKRRKYILQRVNAIQGLTCVEPEGAFYVFPNFSSFVGKTFNGIKIENSMNLADALLTSAKVAVVPGVAFGSDVHFRMSYATSMEKIEKGLNRIEEFFKG
- a CDS encoding DUF2225 domain-containing protein translates to MSGYLWLKEVKCPACDAAFKTARVKASSLKVKGIDTDFHKTYEDVKPMLYAVTVCPECNFAARNDDFDKAMLDYQKEVIQIALAVKAAKKNVRFAETFETNTEEAVKKHLLAVTYAKHFKPENPNTIAGLYMHIAWMYREDGNTDKEKEYMLKALEYYIKTFEKGTYIPEKIGEPGIIYLIGELNRLLGNNNEAVQWFSRGVRHDHIGNFPNIEHLIRDAWEKITEEKRKQ
- a CDS encoding glycosyltransferase: MKILMVTDTYRPRVNGVVTSIDTFANEFRKLGHEAHIVAPEFPAHRKTDHLADAEAMEKFVTRIKSHYLFFDPEDRLPNPYLPSARIKIKKEILERKYDIIHTQTPFALGIEAIKWAKKMDCPIVQTYHTLFESYIHYFRFMPRWMSLRLAKGISKWYSQKMDLNITPSTQMKDLLVQYGVTKPVEVNPTGIKMDKFKIFHGDDFRKKFNISAETILFLFMGRIGHEKNIPFLFKMLKRVMAVKPDVKLIVAGKGPAEAEVHEAAKAEGVIDNVIFLGYFEPQDWVNCYAAADLFTFASITETQGLVVTEAMAVGTPVVAVGEMGVAEVMAGNKGGLLVKHDLDEFTAAVFKMLDDKQLYAEKKKEAFEYAQAWSAEAMAKKMLGLYQRAIDGYKKKK